A region from the Pelobates fuscus isolate aPelFus1 chromosome 1, aPelFus1.pri, whole genome shotgun sequence genome encodes:
- the EVI2A gene encoding protein EVI2A: MIPTMRMTQCQLHFIVMAVAAMLFTSHAQTNTELFSSSNYTTTSLLGNNDFTTSIPVKLQETLPITTKDQRSSTKEVISSKTHTLSNDMFSCSTDKYKQGIMICIIIIAVLVLICAILIICLVILANKVARLKNKLATSKRQARSNGDFLSASSILWPTTMDTWQKKTQAANHSMDEISLGDTNNAEEKHQLMQSSKVDDSKYFTEGKISTLEKDHKNPANIIVEI; the protein is encoded by the coding sequence ATGATACCAACTATGAGGATGACGCAATGCCAGCTGCATTTCATTGTAATGGCAGTAGCAGCGATGTTGTTCACCAGCCATGCgcaaacaaacactgaattatTCAGCAGCAGCAATTACACAACAACCAGTCTGCTTGGAAATAATGACTTTACTACAAGTATACCAGTAAAATTACAAGAAACTCTACCAATTACAACAAAAGACCAAAGATCATCAACTAAAGAAGTTATAAGCAGTAAAACACACACCTTGAGCAATGACATGTTCAGCTGTAGCACAGACAAATATAAACAGGGAATAATGATTTGCATTATTATAATAGCAGTCCTGGTCCTTATATGTGCCATTTTAATAATTTGCTTGGTTATACTGGCCAACAAAGTGGCAAGACTTAAAAATAAGTTGGCAACATCAAAACGTCAGGCACGGAGCAATGGTGATTTTTTGAGTGCTTCTAGTATCTTGTGGCCAACAACAATGGACACCTGGCAGAAGAAAACACAAGCAGCTAATCACAGCATGGATGAGATTTCATTGGGTGATACAAATAATGCAGAAGAGAAGCACCAGCTCATGCAATCTTCAAAAGTAGATGATTCTAAATATTTTACAGAAGGAAAAATCTCAACACTGGAAAAAGATCACAAAAATCCAGCGAACATTATTGTGGAAATATAA